The DNA segment CCAGGGCCAGGGAGTGAAAAGTCGCTGGGGGTGAGAACAGGCTGAGCTGATGTCTGTCCCTGTGCCTGCCAGCCTGCTCGCCGGGATTCTTCAAGTCCGAGGCATCCGACAGCCCCTGTCTGGAGTGCCCCCCACACACCCTGCCATCCTCCGAGGGGGCCACCGCCTGCGAGTGTGAGGAAGGCTACTTCCGGGCCCCTCAGGACCCACTGTCACTGCCCTGCACACGTGAGTCTCACAGCGGGTCAAGGAGGGGTGACAGAGCTGGGCGTGGTGACGTTGACATGTCCAGGCCTACCTGGTTCCGAGCTCTGACCTCTGCCCTCTGCACAGGCCCGCCCTCTGCCCCGCACTACCTCACGGCTGTGGGCATGGGCGCCAAAGTGGAGCTGCGCTGGACGCCCCCCCAGGACAACGGGGGCCGCGAGGACATCACCTACAGTGTCACCTGTGAGCAGTGCTGGCCCGAGTCAGGCGAGTGCGGGCCCTGCGAGGCCAGCGTGCGCTACTCGGAGCCACCGCACGGGCTGACCCGCACCAGCGTGACGGTCAGTGACCTGGAGCCCCACATGAACTACACCTTTGCCGTAGAGGCCCGCAACGGTGTCTCGGGCCTGGTGACCAGCCGCAGCTTCCTCACTGCCAGCGTCAGCATCAACCAGACGGGTGAGGGCCCAGGGGTGGCCGCTGTGCACTTGGGACCCGCCCAGGTGGGGCTTCATGAGGACGGCCACTCAGGGTTCGGCTGGCTTCAGAGAGAGACAGCCGCAAGTGGTtaaagacacagtccctgcctgtGATCACTTCCAAGCTCTGTGACtgtgggcaggttacttaacctctctgagccccagtttcctcacctgtaaaatgggcgtTCTAGGGCTTTTGAGAGGATTTAATAAACTCTTGTACATAAGGCTCTTAGAATCGTGCCTGGTCCATAGAGAGGTTATAGCAAGAGTcagatattgttttgtttttattatttaggcACTCATAAGTGCTCACAGGGTACCCCCGATGTGCCAGCCTGTGGTGGGGCCCAGCCTGGGGCTTTGTGCTCTGGAGCTGGAAGTTGGGATCTAAGGAGCCTGGGCTGTGGATGGGAATGCATCTGGGTGCATCCCCACTACCCCCCTTCCCCCGCGTGGCTTttcacacccctcccctccccccactgtccTGCCCAAAGCCCCCCAAGGTGAGGCTGGAGGACCGCAGCGCCACCTCGCTGAGTGTCTCTTGGAGCATCCCTCCACCGCAGCAGAGCCGCGTGTGGAAGTACGAGGTCACCTACCGCAAGAAGGTAACTCTCAAAGGGTTGGGGCTGTCCCCGCTGGGCTTCGAACAGAGGACCAGCTGGTCACATAGACGCTCACTGCACAGCACAGCCATCTGAAGAAGCGCtgttctgcagatgaggaaagtggggtCAGGGGTCTTCCTGAGAGTTGCCTCTCCCAGGCCAGCCCAGCAGAGATTTGTGGGAAAGAAGACATAGTGTTCTGGAATCCCCAGAAGAGACAGTCTTGGGTGGTGGGGAGCCAGGTCTTGgggatcagacagacctgggtttgagtcctgggtCACGCATTTGCTGCTTATGACCTGGAGTGAGTcgcttcacttctctgagcctcagtttcctcctctgtaaggaGAGCCTCGAGGTTGCTGACATAGCTTGTCACCTCGCTAAGCTGGGGTTGCTCTCTGGTGGGCTAAGCTGACGGCCCTGCCCTCACTGTGTGTCCCTCCACCCGCCCAACACCCACAGGGGGACTCCAACAGCTACAACGTGCGCCGCACTGAAGACTTCTCCGTGACCCTGGATGACCTGGCTCCGGACACCATCTACCTGGTCCAAGTGCAGGCGCTGACGCAGGAGGGCCAGGGTGCTGGCAGCAAGGTGCACGAGTTCCAGACACTGTGTGAGTCGGGGACCAGGGTGTGGGCCAGGCCAGAGTCCTGAAACAACTGGGACATCGTGGGCGGAGGGCATGGGTCAAAGAACTTAGAAGTGTCCCCTTCCTGATCGGCCAGGGCCTAGGACAACCCAGTGTGGGTCAGCCCCAagtctggggagggggcagaattGAGGGCTGGGGGTGTGGGAGCCAGCTGTGTATCCAGGGTAGTGTTGTGAGAAGGAAGGATGTGGGCTCTGGCATTGGCGGGCCCAGTTCAAATCCCGCCTTGTGGAGAGAGTCCCACACACCTGAGACTACCTGCTCTATTCCCtggggaagccctctcatttgccatctatgaaatgggaatagaTATCCTCATGGACCATCACTAGTAAAAGCACCCGGCAGGTGTCTTGGGGCCCTAAAGTACAACCGGGGGTATTACCATGATTTGAAGCGTGGGGGGCTCCCTTGTCAGCCGCTGGTCTCTCCCTGGCAGCCACGGAAGAATCTAGCAACATGGCAGTGATTGGTGGTTTGGCCGTTGGTGTGGTCTTGCTTCTGGTGCTGGCAGGAATTGGCTTCTTCATCCACCGCAGGTTCGTTGGCGCCTACGCCCCGGCTCCCCAAGGGCTTAGGTGGGACACAGGGGCGggaacctcagtttcctgtaCGGATAATGGGGCTGATAGGAATCTAGTCCCTGCCTCCTGGGGGGCTGTAAAGATGTAATGATCTGTAAAGGGCTCAGCACAGCACCTGCGAGGCTCAGGGCATGGTGGTCATTATGACAGTGCGTCCACACTTCCTCGGGACACGCGGGCAGGAAGCTCTGGGGAGCTCTAATGAGGAGAGCTTTCATTACAGCCACTTAAGGGGCCATTACAGGGTGTAGATCCCAAGGAGTGAGCCCGGCTTGCTCACTTCCTCTCCCCCTGGCCTTTTCCACGCCCTCTGCCTGACTGAGCAGAGTGCTTTGCACACCAGGCCCGCAACCTGGACCAGAGTAGGGTCAGGACGCTCCCCGGCTGGGGCAGGTCACTGACCTCCCTGCGTGTTTGGTTTCCCATGGGGTCTCTCAGGAGGAAGAGCCTGCGGACGCGCCAGTCCTCGGAAGACGTTTACTTTTCCAAGTCAGGTGAGATGCAGCGCTGCCTCCTTGCCTGGCCTGCTGTCCCCACGGGCCTCCCTAGCTCTGTGGTAGAGATGGGGGCAGCCAGAGCACTCCCTGGGCATCCTTGGGCAGCTCAGAAGGCTGAGCCAGAAGCTCCTGAGGTGCCCGGACCGTTGcctactccccctcccccgcctccaaGGCAGCCCCTCGTagggacccctcccctccccaaactgTTTATGaccctgcccttccttcccctcccagaaCAACTGAAGCCCCTGAAGACATACGTGGACCCACACACATACGAGGACCCCAACCAGGCTGTGCTCAAGTTCACCACCGAGATCCATCCGTCCTGTGTCACACGGCAGAAGGTGATCGGAGCAGGTGAGGTTAAGCGCTCGCCGAGGGGCCTGGTACGGGTTGGGAGCACCCAATGCCCGGGCTGACTGGGGTGTGTCTCCCACGTCGCCTGCCTGCAGGAGAGTTTGGGGAGGTGTACAAGGGCACGCTGAAGGTGTCGGGCAAGAAGGAGGTACCCGTGGCCATCAAGACGCTGAAAGCCGGCTACACGGAGAAGCAGCGGGTGGACTTTCTGAGCGAGGCCAGCATTATGGGCCAGTTCAGCCACCACAACATCATCCGCCTGGAGGGCGTCGTCTCCAAGTGTGAGGCCCGGCTCCAGGGCGGGGTGTGGGAGACCCacgtggggagtgggggaggggctgcccccGGGGCCTCTGATACGGCCTCTGTTCATAGctgtgcccagcccagccccgcctGTGCCTCTCCCTCCACCGCGGCCTCCCTCACACCTGTGCTCACCCCTGCAGACAAGCCCATGATGATCATCACCGAATACATGGAGAACGGGGCTCTGGACAAGTTCCTTCGGGTAAGGACGCGGGCTGGGGTGGGCCGGGGTCTGCGGCCGGCGCTCAGGGGCCCTGGTGGGCGCGCGGCTGGCTGGCAGCTGAGGGCCTGTGCTCTGGCAGGAGAAGGATGGCGAGTTCAGCGTCCTGCAGCTGGTGGGCATGCTGCGGGGCATCGCGGCCGGCATGAAGTACCTGGCCAACATGAACTACGTCCACCGCGACCTGGCTGCCCGCAACATCCTCGTCAACAGCAACCTGGTCTGCAAGGTGTCTGACTTCGGCCTGTCCCGTGTGCTGGAGGACGACCCCGAGGCCACCTACACCACCAGTGTAAGGGCTGGGGCTGCTGTCACGTGGGATGGGGGCCTCAAGGTGAAGCAGCCTTCGCTCTGCCCCGGGGTCCTCTCCCCTACACACCTGGGGCGTGGGCCTCAGGAGGCAAGGACGCCTCTGGGGAGCATGGAGGAAGGGCCCTGACTGCGATCGTGCTGGGGGTGGCCTAGGGGGCAGTAGTGATTGGCCAGGTCCCCGCAGGGTGGCAAGATCCCGATCCGCTGGACGGCTCCGGAGGCCATCTCCTACCGCAAGTTCACCTCCGCCAGCGACGTGTGGAGCTACGGCATCGTCATGTGGGAGGTGATGACGTACGGCGAGCGGCCCTACTGGGAGCTGTCGAACCACGAGGTAGGCCCCCTCGCCCTGCCCAGCCCCATCCGGATCTGAACTGAAACCCTTTACTCATTCTCGAGCCCCAGGGGCTGGGCAGAGAAGACTTTTGGGGGCTAATCTTCATCTGGTACACCCCTTCGTTGGTTCGTTCAGTGAatgtttattgagggcctacCATGTGTCGGGCCTTGTGCTGAGCTCCAGACCCAGTCCCTGCTTATGCTCAGCAGAAGGACGAGGAAAGAAGTAGTGGGTGTGGGGTAAGTGTGTGCGTGCCTGcatgtatgtatctgtgtgtgtgtgtgtgtgtgtgtgtgtgtgtgtgtgtgtgtgtgcgtgcgcgcgcgcaagTGCCTGGTGCCTCATGCAGCCTGGAGGcctggaaggcttcccagaggaagtcaCGTCTCAGCTAGGACTAAGGCACAGTAAGGCAGCAGCCAGGCGAAGACACGGAGGGGGAAGAGTGCCCTGGCTGAAGGGAGCAGAGTGTATAGGCGCCCAGAGACCGCAGGGAGGCTGGCTGCAGGGCACACAGCATGGCTGCTGCCCGGGGTACCCTGTGAGGGAACAAAGTCAGGAGACCCTTCCTCCTCTGGAGACATGCTCTTAGCACTTGTCCTTTGTGTAGCGCCGAAGGTTGTGTGTCGTGCTCAAGGAAGGAGACCAACCCCTCTGTTTCGGGggctccccttctctcctctgccaGCCCCTGTGTATGGGGGAGTCTGGGGGCTGTGAAGGCACCCCTGACCATCCTGCTCGCCCCTCCCCCAGGTGATGAAGGCCATTAATGATGGCTTCCGGCTTCCCACACCCATGGACTGCCCCTCCGCCATCTACCAGCTCATGATGCAGTGCTGGCAGCAGGAACGCGCCCGCCGCCCCAAGTTCGCCGACATTGTCAGCATCCTGGACAAGCTCATCCGAGCCCCCGAGTCCCTCAAGACCCTGGCTGACTTTGACCCCCGGTGGGTTCCATACCCTCTGTCCAGCGTGGCCCCCAACTTTACTCCTGAGCCACTTCAGCGTAATGGGCAGCCAGGGGCGGTGGGCAAGGGGCTCAGAAGTTACGCGGGGACTTTACTTAGACTGGACCGGGCCGGCTCAGGTGGCCCTAACGGAACCAATCAGCATATACGGTAAATGTGCCAGCGCGGCTCTCAGCGCCTAACgtgttttaactcatttaaacaGCTTAGGAGTTGGGTCCTGTAATCATCCCTCTTTTGTAGATGAGGGAACAGACGTAGGGCAGTTAAGTGTCTTATGTGCTGGCAAGTGGCCCGGCTGGGACCGTGACTCTGAAAACCTGACTCTCTTCACATTTGGTTATTTTGTAGTAACTGGTGGTGGTATTGTCAGTAGAAGCAGAGGGGCGGCGGGAGCTAGAAACACTGAGTGCTCCCGACACATCCGGCAGACTCCCGGAAGCCTACCTGACTTGGCTGCCCCATtgcccagatgaggaaaccgaggcacagggcAGCTGAGTGAATTGCCGGGGTTAGGGAGCAGCATCACGGGCTGGATGCTGCAGCCCCTCACTCGCGGGCCGGTATCTCCTGTTGCAGGGTGTCCATCCGGCTGCCCAGCACCAGCGGCTCAGAGGGTGTGCCCTTCCGCACGGTGTCCGAGTGGCTGGAATCCATCAAGATGCAGCAGTACGCTGAGCACTTCCTGGCGGCCGGCTACACGGCCATCGAGAAGGTGGTGCAGATGACCAACGAGTGAGTCTGGGCTCGGGCCCCGCCCGCGCCTGCCCTCTCCCgcctcctgcctccccaggcTGCCTCTGGCTCCACCACCCATCTGCTCTTCTCTCTACCTTCCCAACGCtcacctctcttctctttctctctccttctcttttggGGAGAGTGGCTTTGCAGGAAGGGCAGAACCAGGCTGGCAGCCAGCAATTCTGGTCACTTACTCGTGGCTCCGTCCTCTTCCTACATCTTTTTTCCACAGtgagaaaataatagtaattgtGCTCATAACCGTAGCATTTATCGTGGGCTGTGCCAGCTCTGTGCCTGagcactttgttttttgttttgttttgttttgtttttgtggtacgcgggcctctcactgccgtggcctctcccgttgctgagcacaggctccggacgcgcaggctcagcggccatggctcacgggcccagccgctccgcggcacgtgggatcttcccggaccggggcacgaacccgcgtcccctgcatcggcaggcggactctcaaccgctgcgccaccagggaagccctggctgagCACTTTGAATCAGCCCTCGTGATAACTTGGCAGGTGGTTCCCGTCAGTGGTCCCGCTGGGCGGGTCAGAAACAGTACAGCCCAGGGTCCATGGCCATTTGGGGGATTCCAGCCCTGGTCAGTCAGGGTCCAGAGCTCAGGGACCATGGAGGTCAttagtggagaaactgaggctcagagaggttacatggCTTACTCCAGGTCACACAGTTTGTAGCTGAGAAAAGAAAGGCTTCACTTCACAGCCATCACCTGGCTGGATTCCCTATTTGCCTTGTGAATAGATGCGATTATTACTTCCCTATTTaagtagggaaactgaggctgagaggttACATAGGTTGCCCGAGGTCACACGGCCAGTTAGGGGCAGCGTTCCTCTCCGGGATGC comes from the Physeter macrocephalus isolate SW-GA unplaced genomic scaffold, ASM283717v5 random_112, whole genome shotgun sequence genome and includes:
- the EPHA2 gene encoding ephrin type-A receptor 2 isoform X1, which encodes MEHLAPRACLALLWGCLLAAAAAAQGKEVVLLDFAAAKGELGWLTHPYGKGWDLMQNIMDDMPIYMYSVCNVVAGDQDNWLRTNWVYRGEAERIFIELKFTVRDCNSFPGGASSCKETFNLYYAESDVDYGTNFQKRQFTKIDTIAPDEITVSSDFEARHVKLNVEERSVGPLSRKGFYLAFQDIGACVALLSVRVYYKKCPELLQGLAHFPETIAGSDAPSLATVAGTCVDHAVVPPGGEEPRMHCAVDGEWLVPIGQCLCQAGYEKVEDACQACSPGFFKSEASDSPCLECPPHTLPSSEGATACECEEGYFRAPQDPLSLPCTRPPSAPHYLTAVGMGAKVELRWTPPQDNGGREDITYSVTCEQCWPESGECGPCEASVRYSEPPHGLTRTSVTVSDLEPHMNYTFAVEARNGVSGLVTSRSFLTASVSINQTEPPKVRLEDRSATSLSVSWSIPPPQQSRVWKYEVTYRKKGDSNSYNVRRTEDFSVTLDDLAPDTIYLVQVQALTQEGQGAGSKVHEFQTLSTEESSNMAVIGGLAVGVVLLLVLAGIGFFIHRRRKSLRTRQSSEDVYFSKSEQLKPLKTYVDPHTYEDPNQAVLKFTTEIHPSCVTRQKVIGAGEFGEVYKGTLKVSGKKEVPVAIKTLKAGYTEKQRVDFLSEASIMGQFSHHNIIRLEGVVSKCEARLQGGVWETHVGSGGGAAPGASDTASVHSCAQPSPACASPSTAASLTPVLTPADKPMMIITEYMENGALDKFLREKDGEFSVLQLVGMLRGIAAGMKYLANMNYVHRDLAARNILVNSNLVCKVSDFGLSRVLEDDPEATYTTSGGKIPIRWTAPEAISYRKFTSASDVWSYGIVMWEVMTYGERPYWELSNHEVMKAINDGFRLPTPMDCPSAIYQLMMQCWQQERARRPKFADIVSILDKLIRAPESLKTLADFDPRVSIRLPSTSGSEGVPFRTVSEWLESIKMQQYAEHFLAAGYTAIEKVVQMTNE
- the EPHA2 gene encoding ephrin type-A receptor 2 isoform X3 yields the protein MEHLAPRACLALLWGCLLAAAAAAQGKEVVLLDFAAAKGELGWLTHPYGKGWDLMQNIMDDMPIYMYSVCNVVAGDQDNWLRTNWVYRGEAERIFIELKFTVRDCNSFPGGASSCKETFNLYYAESDVDYGTNFQKRQFTKIDTIAPDEITVSSDFEARHVKLNVEERSVGPLSRKGFYLAFQDIGACVALLSVRVYYKKCPELLQGLAHFPETIAGSDAPSLATVAGTCVDHAVVPPGGEEPRMHCAVDGEWLVPIGQCLCQAGYEKVEDACQACSPGFFKSEASDSPCLECPPHTLPSSEGATACECEEGYFRAPQDPLSLPCTRPPSAPHYLTAVGMGAKVELRWTPPQDNGGREDITYSVTCEQCWPESGECGPCEASVRYSEPPHGLTRTSVTVSDLEPHMNYTFAVEARNGVSGLVTSRSFLTASVSINQTEPPKVRLEDRSATSLSVSWSIPPPQQSRVWKYEVTYRKKGDSNSYNVRRTEDFSVTLDDLAPDTIYLVQVQALTQEGQGAGSKVHEFQTLSTEESSNMAVIGGLAVGVVLLLVLAGIGFFIHRRRKSLRTRQSSEDVYFSKSEQLKPLKTYVDPHTYEDPNQAVLKFTTEIHPSCVTRQKVIGAGEFGEVYKGTLKVSGKKEVPVAIKTLKAGYTEKQRVDFLSEASIMGQFSHHNIIRLEGVVSKYKPMMIITEYMENGALDKFLREKDGEFSVLQLVGMLRGIAAGMKYLANMNYVHRDLAARNILVNSNLVCKVSDFGLSRVLEDDPEATYTTSGGKIPIRWTAPEAISYRKFTSASDVWSYGIVMWEVMTYGERPYWELSNHEVMKAINDGFRLPTPMDCPSAIYQLMMQCWQQERARRPKFADIVSILDKLIRAPESLKTLADFDPRVSIRLPSTSGSEGVPFRTVSEWLESIKMQQYAEHFLAAGYTAIEKVVQMTNE
- the EPHA2 gene encoding ephrin type-A receptor 2 isoform X2 — translated: MQNIMDDMPIYMYSVCNVVAGDQDNWLRTNWVYRGEAERIFIELKFTVRDCNSFPGGASSCKETFNLYYAESDVDYGTNFQKRQFTKIDTIAPDEITVSSDFEARHVKLNVEERSVGPLSRKGFYLAFQDIGACVALLSVRVYYKKCPELLQGLAHFPETIAGSDAPSLATVAGTCVDHAVVPPGGEEPRMHCAVDGEWLVPIGQCLCQAGYEKVEDACQACSPGFFKSEASDSPCLECPPHTLPSSEGATACECEEGYFRAPQDPLSLPCTRPPSAPHYLTAVGMGAKVELRWTPPQDNGGREDITYSVTCEQCWPESGECGPCEASVRYSEPPHGLTRTSVTVSDLEPHMNYTFAVEARNGVSGLVTSRSFLTASVSINQTEPPKVRLEDRSATSLSVSWSIPPPQQSRVWKYEVTYRKKGDSNSYNVRRTEDFSVTLDDLAPDTIYLVQVQALTQEGQGAGSKVHEFQTLSTEESSNMAVIGGLAVGVVLLLVLAGIGFFIHRRRKSLRTRQSSEDVYFSKSEQLKPLKTYVDPHTYEDPNQAVLKFTTEIHPSCVTRQKVIGAGEFGEVYKGTLKVSGKKEVPVAIKTLKAGYTEKQRVDFLSEASIMGQFSHHNIIRLEGVVSKCEARLQGGVWETHVGSGGGAAPGASDTASVHSCAQPSPACASPSTAASLTPVLTPADKPMMIITEYMENGALDKFLREKDGEFSVLQLVGMLRGIAAGMKYLANMNYVHRDLAARNILVNSNLVCKVSDFGLSRVLEDDPEATYTTSGGKIPIRWTAPEAISYRKFTSASDVWSYGIVMWEVMTYGERPYWELSNHEVMKAINDGFRLPTPMDCPSAIYQLMMQCWQQERARRPKFADIVSILDKLIRAPESLKTLADFDPRVSIRLPSTSGSEGVPFRTVSEWLESIKMQQYAEHFLAAGYTAIEKVVQMTNE